In a single window of the Vitis vinifera cultivar Pinot Noir 40024 chromosome 6, ASM3070453v1 genome:
- the LOC104879587 gene encoding protein NRT1/ PTR FAMILY 5.7, whose protein sequence is MEKDIVKRVGGWIKGKVKYYICFCRVALFVTAAVYCHNVVNYNVLGVLVTCFTLNLKKDTIRRSALLENVREGLEIQVKAWAYARRSGFRKIIIFSTAAYILGLVMFYLSASNRIPNTSFGLYMFLSVLIAVGKAGGVSFLKTYLLDELIAGHENISDINYNRAQWRTKIWLSPAGVLVVFPTPLNFDEPWSRMFLNSMYMVGAASFLSFCGSLFSHQRHHPDTKTESTKRHRKYPDTSDEYHLKNDHQTLPPDQPFNNGGNQLPESSPTAGAEAQQKSPSLCSVKQENVGKLLLRMIPMWSAFIVFGLVMSTADTFFSVQHDNMDSCYQIDTSYFLLAKDVLKVVSACLCNFLVSRRISRSQQNLALKMIICLGMTFSVLCPSFAWQVEIQRLKIVHERGLHGVPEGKKVPMSDLRLASQFCLWGLAEGLATSGLDEFFSYHVSKSTEDYGSEVFNKIPIGIGSFLSVVCVSAGKGWFGNTLNQSRLDNYYRMITIVAWINLCWFFFVSTFYSTKEEVADEGIQLQEIIAEVG, encoded by the exons ATGGAGAAAGATATTGTCAAGAGGGTGGGAGGATGGATCAAGGGTAAGGTGAAATATTACATTTGCTTCTGTAGGGTGGCCTTATTCGTCACAG cTGCGGTTTACTGCCACAACGTTGTGAATTACAACGTACTGGGTGTCTTGGTGACATGCTTCACTCTTAATTTGAAGAAAGACACCATACGCAGATCAGCACTACTTGAGAATGTGCGGGAGGGGCTAGAAATACAGGTGAAAGCGTGGGCCTATGCCAGAAGGTCTGGTTTTAGAAAGATCATTATCTTCTCAACTGCTGCCTACATTCTG GGTCTTGTGATGTTTTACCTATCAGCCTCAAACCGAATTCCAAACACCAGTTTTGGACTATACATGTTTCTTTCTGTTCTAATAGCAGTTGGTAAAGCTGGAGGTGTGtctttcttaaaaacatatcTTTTGGATGAGTTAATAGCTGGCCATGAAAACATATCAGATATCAATTACAATCGAGCACAGTGGCGAACAAAAATATGGTTGTCCCCAGCTGGGGTCTTGGTTGTGTTTCCCACTCCCTTAAATTTCGATGAACCTTGGTCAAGAATGTTTTTGAATTCAATGTATATGGTAGGAGCTGCTTCCTTCTTGTCCTTCTGTGGCAGCTTATTCTCCCATCAGAGACATCATCCCGACACAAAAACTGAGAGCACCAAAAGGCATCGCAAGTACCCTGATACTTCTGATGAGTATCACCTAAAAAATGATCATCAAACTCTTCCTCCTGATCAGCCCTTCAACAACGGTGGTAATCAACTGCCCGAATCATCACCGACTGCTGGTGCAGAAGCACAACAGAAAAGCCCATCACTTTGTTCTGTGAAACAAGAAAATGTAGGAAAGCTTCTTTTAAGAATGATTCCTATGTGGAGTGCTTTTATCGTGTTTGGTCTGGTAATGTCAACTGCAGACACTTTCTTTAGTGTGCAACATGACAACATGGACTCTTGTTATCAAATCGATacttcttatttccttttagcTAAGGACGTGTTAAAGGTAGTTAGTGCCTGTCTGTGTAACTTCCTGGTTTCAAGAAGGATCTCTAGAAGCCAACAAAATCTTGCTCTCAAAATGATAATTTGTCTTGGAATGACGTTTTCTGTATTATGCCCTAGTTTTGCATGGCAAGTTGAAATTCAGAGATTGAAAATAGTTCACGAAAGGGGATTACATGGCGTGCCAGAAGGCAAAAAAGTGCCCATGAGTGACTTGCGGTTGGCTTCCCAATTCTGCCTGTGGGGACTTGCGGAAGGGCTTGCTACAAGTGGGCTGGACGAGTTCTTCAGTTATCATGTTTCAAAATCTACGGAGGACTACGGATCAGAGGTATTCAATAAAATTCCTATTGGGATTGGTAGCTTCCTCAGCGTAGTTTGTGTTTCAGCAGGCAAAGGGTGGTTTGGCAACACCTTAAACCAGAGTCGTTTGGACAATTATTACCGGATGATAACAATCGTGGCTTGGATAAACCTATGTTGGTTCTTCTTCGTATCAACATTTTACTCAACAAAGGAGGAGGTGGCGGATGAGGGCATACAGCTACAAGAAATCATAGCGGAAGTTGGTTAA
- the LOC104879586 gene encoding protein NRT1/ PTR FAMILY 5.14: MEKDVVKRVSGWIKGQVKYYICFCKVALFITAAVYCLNVVNYNVASVLVTYFTATLNKDTIRRSALLVNVREWLQIVVRAWGYSRRSNFRKIIIFSTASFSLSLMMLYLSASNRIPETNFGLYMFLSVPIAIGKFGGVPFLKTFLLDELIAGSENIPDIDRNGARWLINIWLSPAGFLFVFFTPLNFDESWPRLFLNSMCMIGAAGFFSLGATCLSHQRHPSTKTESTKRHLKYPDTSDAYCLKKDQETLPPDQPFKNDGNQLPESSPTAGAEAQQKSSPLCSVKQGNVAKLLLRMIPMWSAFIVFGLAMSTANTFFIMQDDNMEAHPITTTSFLLGKDVLKEVVAYLCKLLVSSWISKSQQNLALKMIICLGMMFSVLCPSFAWQVEVQRLKIAHERGLVGMSEDTKVPMSDSWLAPQFCLWGLAEGLAISGLDEFFRYHVSKSMEDYGSEVFNTIPIVIGSFLSLVCVSACGGWFGNTLNQSRLDNYYRMITVMAWINLCWFFFVSTFYSTKEEVADEGIQLQEITMEVNLDISTQLQSIFIS, from the exons ATGGAGAAAGATGTTGTCAAGAGGGTGAGTGGATGGATCAAGGGTCAGGTGAAATATTACATTTGCTTCTGTAAGGTGGCCTTATTCATCACAG cTGCGGTTTACTGCCTCAACGTTGTGAATTATAACGTAGCGAGTGTCCTGGTGACATACTTCACTGCTACTTTGAACAAAGACACCATACGCAGATCAGCACTACTTGTGAATGTGCGGGAGTGGCTACAAATAGTGGTGAGAGCGTGGGGCTATTCCAGAAGGTCTAATTTTAGAAAGATTATTATCTTTTCAACTGCTTCCTTCAGTCTG AGTCTAATGATGTTATACCTATCAGCCTCAAACCGAATTCCAGAGACCAATTTTGGACTATACATGTTTCTTTCTGTTCCAATAGCAATTGGTAAATTTGGAGGAGTGCCtttcttaaaaacatttcttttggATGAGTTAATAGCTGGCTCTGAAAACATACCAGATATCGATCGTAATGGAGCACGGTGGCTTATAAATATATGGTTGTCCCCAGCTGGGTTCTTGTTTGTGTTTTTCACTCCCTTAAATTTCGATGAATCTTGGCCAAGATTGTTCTTGAATTCAATGTGTATGATAGGAGCTGCTGGCTTCTTTTCCTTGGGGGCCACTTGCCTCTCCCATCAGAGACATCCCAGCACAAAAACTGAGAGCACCAAAAGGCATCTCAAGTACCCTGATACTTCTGATGCGTATTGCCTCAAAAAGGATCAAGAAACTCTTCCTCCTGATCAGCCCTTCAAGAACGATGGAAATCAACTGCCCGAATCATCACCGACTGCTGGTGCAGAAGCACAACAGAAAAGCTCACCACTTTGTTCTGTGAAACAAGGAAATGTAGCAAAGCTTCTTCTAAGAATGATTCCTATGTGGAGTGCTTTTATCGTGTTTGGTCTGGCAATGTCAACTGCAAACACTTTCTTTATTATGCAAGATGACAACATGGAGGCTCATCCAATCACTACTACTAGTTTCCTTTTAGGTAAGGACGTGTTAAAGGAGGTTGTAGCATATCTGTGTAAGCTCCTGGTGTCAAGTTGGATCTCTAAAAGCCAACAAAATCTTGCTCTCAAAATGATAATTTGTCTTGGAATGATGTTTTCTGTATTATGCCCTAGTTTTGCATGGCAAGTTGAAGTTCAGAGATTGAAAATAGCTCACGAAAGGGGATTAGTAGGCATGTCAGAAGACACAAAAGTGCCCATGAGTGACTCGTGGCTGGCTCCCCAATTCTGCCTGTGGGGACTTGCGGAAGGGCTTGCTATAAGTGGGCTGGACGAGTTCTTCAGGTATCATGTTTCAAAATCTATGGAGGACTATGGATCAGAGGTATTCAATACCATTCCTATTGTGATCGGTAGCTTCCTCAGTTTAGTTTGTGTTTCAGCATGTGGAGGGTGGTTTGGCAACACCTTAAACCAGAGTCGTTTGGACAATTATTACCGGATGATAACAGTCATGGCTTGGATAAACCTATGTTGGTTCTTCTTCGTATCAACATTTTACTCAACAAAGGAGGAGGTGGCGGATGAAGGTATACAGCTACAAGAAATCACAATGGAAGTTAATTTGGACATTTCAACGCAGCTTCAATCCATTTTTATCTCTTGA